From the Lolium rigidum isolate FL_2022 chromosome 2, APGP_CSIRO_Lrig_0.1, whole genome shotgun sequence genome, one window contains:
- the LOC124689224 gene encoding exocyst complex component EXO70A1-like: protein MDQDVDDRAAASLAAAARSLRAGLDRSRALGHALARAGPRLEEIQAALPALEAAVRPIRAPMAELAAAGPHIDRAVGPAAAVLKVFDAVHGLEPPLLLQGGAGAGDLPGYLAVLGRLEEALGFLASNCGLAAQWLADIVEYLGDRDLADPRFLAEVGVALHSLQNNNSPSSAHLDGGLLAAALDVLQAEFRRLLADHSAPLSITSTSTSKSRVPATAVRKLSLILDRLLANGRQETSIALYIDARGSVVSASLRDLGLDYLRSPADDAQALGPGVELWGQHLEFVVRRLLESERQLCAKVFGEQHKTDASACFTEVAARASVLDFLSFGHAAADAKKDPIKLMRLLEVFDSLNKLRMDFNRLFGGKACADIQCQTRDLVKLLVDGAVEIFEELLVQVELQRQMPPPADGGVPRLVTFIVEYCNRLLSDKYRPVLAQVLAIHRSWRKEVFTDKMLAAAVLNIVKALEANFNVWSRAYGNNTLSYIFMMNTRWHLFKHVKGTKLAEVLGDVWIRDHEQFKDYYITMFMRDSWGALSPLLNREGLILFSKGRATAKDLVKQRLKTFNARFSEMFHEQSAWIIPDKDLRRETCDHVMQAIVPPYRSYMQNYGPLVEQDVSASKYVKYTVDGLEKMLGALFAPRPRRSGSFQIGNSNGKMSSAMTGLYRSASTVK, encoded by the coding sequence ATGGATCAGGACGTCGACGACCGCGCGGCGGCgagcctggcggcggcggcgcggtcgctGCGGGCCGGCCTGGACCGTTCCCGCGCGCTGGGTCACGCGCTGGCGCGCGCGGGGCCGCGGCTCGAGGAGATCCAGGCGGCGCTGCCAGCTCTCGAGGCAGCCGTGCGCCCGATCCGGGCGCCGATGGCGGAGCTCGCGGCGGCGGGGCCGCACATCGACCGCGCCGTGGGGCCGGCCGCGGCCGTGCTCAAGGTGTTCGACGCCGTGCACGGCCTcgagccgccgctgctcctccagggcggcgcgggcgcgggggaCCTCCCGGGGTACCTCGCCGTGCTGGGCCGCCTCGAGGAGGCCCTGGGCTTCCTCGCCAGCAACTGCGGCCTCGCCGCGCAGTGGCTGGCCGACATCGTCGAGTACCTCGGCGACCGCGACCTCGCCGACCCGCGCTTCCTCGCCGAGGTCGGCGTCGCGCTCCACAGTCTCCAGAACAACAACAGCCCCTCCTCCGCCCACCTCGACGgcggcctcctcgccgccgcgctcGACGTGCTCCAGGCCGAGttccgccgcctcctcgccgACCACTCCGCCCCACTCTCCATAACCTCCACATCCACCTCTAAATCCCGCGTCCCCGCCACCGCCGTCCGCAAGCTCAGTCTGATCCTCGACCGCCTCCTAGCCAACGGCCGGCAAGAAACCAGCATCGCCCTCTACATCGATGCGCGCGGCAGCGTCGTGAGCGCCAGcctccgcgacctcggcctcgactACCTGCGCAGCCCGGCCGACGACGCGCAGGCGCTGGGCCCCGGAGTCGAGCTCTGGGGCCAGCATTTGGAGTTCGTGGTGCGCCGCCTCCTCGAGTCCGAGCGGCAGCTCTGCGCCAAGGTGTTTGGGGAGCAGCACAAAACCGATGCGTCGGCGTGCTTCACCGAGGTGGCGGCACGGGCCAGCGTTCTCGATTTCCTCAGCTTTGGCCACGCGGCTGCGGACGCCAAGAAGGACCCCATCAAGCTCATGCGTCTGCTGGAGGTGTTTGATTCTCTCAACAAGCTGAGGATGGACTTCAACCGGTTGTTCGGCGGGAAGGCGTGCGCGGATATCCAGTGCCAGACGAGGGACCTTGTGAAGCTGTTGGTGGACGGCGCCGTCGAGATCTTCGAGGAGTTGCTCGTGCAGGTGGAGCTGCAGCGGCAGATGCCTCCCCCGGCCGACGGGGGTGTGCCGCGTCTGGTCACGTTTATTGTCGAGTACTGCAACCGGCTCCTCAGCGACAAGTACAGGCCCGTGCTTGCGCAGGTGCTCGCCATCCACCGCAGCTGGCGCAAGGAGGTCTTCACTGACAAGATGCTTGCCGCCGCCGTGCTCAACATTGTCAAGGCCCTTGAAGCCAACTTCAACGTTTGGTCGAGGGCGTACGGGAACAACACTCTGTCCTACATCTTCATGATGAACACTCGCTGGCATCTCTTTAAGCACGTCAAGGGCACTAAGCTAGCCGAGGTCTTGGGCGATGTGTGGATCAGGGACCATGAACAGTTCAAGGATTACTACATCACAATGTTTATGAGGGATAGCTGGGGGGCGCTTTCGCCGCTGCTCAACCGGGAGGGGCTCATCTTGTTCTCCAAGGGCCGGGCCACCGCAAAGGACCTCGTGAAGCAGCGTCTCAAAACCTTCAACGCGAGATTCAGTGAGATGTTCCACGAACAATCGGCATGGATTATACCAGACAAGGATTTGAGGAGGGAGACATGTGACCATGTGATGCAGGCAATAGTTCCTCCTTACCGGAGCTACATGCAGAACTATGGCCCGCTCGTGGAGCAGGATGTAAGCGCTAGTAAGTATGTGAAGTACACTGTCGATGGTTTGGAAAAGATGCTTGGTGCACTCTTTGCTCCCCGTCCCAGGAGGTCTGGGAGCTTCCAGATCGGGAACTCCAATGGCAAGATGAGTAGTGCAATGACAGGATTGTATCGGAGTGCTTCCACAGTGAAATAA